Within the Bradyrhizobium cosmicum genome, the region AGGCATGTGCCAATCATCGAGTAGTGTGCATCTGCTTCCCCGCCGTCACTGCGAGCACAGCGGAGCAATCCAGAATCCCTCCGCGGAGACAGTCTGGATTGCTTCGCTGCGCTCGCAATGACCGAGTGCGGTGCTGCGGTCGTTCTTCGAAAAGGCACACACGTGCGACGGCATCGTAGCCTCGGATCGAGGGCGGCATAATCCGGGACAGTAGGCGCGTGCAGTGAAGGGGGCGAACGATGAAGGAGGGGAAAGTGCTAAGAGTCATGTCCAGCAAACGACGCCACCATGTCTCGCTACGTGCCGGAAAAAAACACGATCGATGCACCGCACCAAGCGATCCATGTCTGTAAGATTATTCTTGACGTCAAGTAGCGTGAGCGCAGGAGGTGATGAATGAGCTAGTGCAGTTCGAATGCTCTGAAAGTTCTCGACCAGAGTTTCTACGTCCCCCCTTAACAAGCGATTCATCTGCGCTTGGAAGTTGTCAATGCCTACGCGGAGGAATAGCCGCCTAAGATTCTTGAAAGATGGATACGCGGTCTTTTCATGAAAGAGCTTTCCGTCGAAGTACGGAGGGAACAGGAAGTTCGGATCGAAGATCGGCCAAGCTTGATATTCGCGCGGAATACTTTTCAAAATCTGCGCCTCATCGCCAGTATAAACTCGTTGCTCCACTGTGACATCTGCGTGTCGTCAATGTTCCGGTGCGAAGCACTGAATTGGTCGAGGAAACTCGATAGAGGTTTGGTATACGACGCACGTTCATGGCGAAATGCGAAAAAACGGAGGGCGAGTTCAGCGCCCTTCATGCGTTTGTCGCCTCTGAATCCTGTCGCCTTCCTCCAAGCTTCTCGCTTCACCAAATCATCGATGCGAGCCATCAAGACACCGTGATTCAGGCCGTGCCGAAGCTCTTGCGCGTTCAGCTTAACTGAGCCGGTATTCAAACGTTCGAATACGTCGAATTTGATTTGTGGGTGTGTGTCCTTCAAGATCGTAATGCAACGTATTGTTCGATTATTTATGTGATCTCTAAACCGCGGATCTAGGCTGCTCCAAGTAAATCCATTTAGCTCGGGATAGGTTGTCAGACCTTGGAGCTCGAATGCGT harbors:
- a CDS encoding DUF262 domain-containing protein, which gives rise to METQKSLADKLFPIVTEPEEVELKNVPPEQRRLHTETADLTVASLHQYVTSGKIEIPEFQRGYVWTRNQASRLIESLIIQCPIPVVYFSQSPDNKLIVIDGNQRLLTIKFFLNDAFELQGLTTYPELNGFTWSSLDPRFRDHINNRTIRCITILKDTHPQIKFDVFERLNTGSVKLNAQELRHGLNHGVLMARIDDLVKREAWRKATGFRGDKRMKGAELALRFFAFRHERASYTKPLSSFLDQFSASHRNIDDTQMSQWSNEFILAMRRRF